In Dioscorea cayenensis subsp. rotundata cultivar TDr96_F1 chromosome 9, TDr96_F1_v2_PseudoChromosome.rev07_lg8_w22 25.fasta, whole genome shotgun sequence, a genomic segment contains:
- the LOC120268652 gene encoding protein FAR1-RELATED SEQUENCE 5-like, with product MFTVSSFEGKHNHELARKEFAHMLQSHRKISEAQATQVELAYEAGLTPTEIYELLNKMAGGQSNVGFMKKDIENHLGKKMEKQVEKGLHKVIMQYFKKMRVKNPLFVYDMQFDDEGMITNIFWADGKGRSDYEVFGDAFCSIVGINNHGQTIVFGVALLYQENVESFVWLFQTFVGVMNGKHPTTILTDQSAAMAKAILIALPTTHHRLCIWHIYQNAAKHLAHVFSGMRSFAVAFQQVIYDYEDEASFHEAWENLLEKYNLRENPWLMKLFEERKKWEMVYGRHFFCGNMMSTQRSESFNGVLRNYLTSKLGVARFFEQFERVLEDRRYAELQEDYKMMDQ from the exons ATGTTTACAGTATCAAGTTTTGAAGGGAAACACAATCATGAACTCGCACGTAAAGAGTTTGCACATATGTTACAATCGCACCGAAAAATTAGTGAAGCTCAAGCAACACAAGTCGAATTAGCTTATGAGGCAGGACTTACACCAACAGAAATATATGAGTTGCTGAACAAGATGGCTGGAGGTCAGTCGAATGTTGGTTTTATGAAAAAAGATATTGAAAAtcatttggggaaaaaaatggagaaacaaGTAGAGAAGGGTCTTCATAAAGTGATAatgcaatatttcaaaaagatgcGGGTTAAAAACCCACTTTTTGTATATGATATGCAGTTTGATGATGAAGGAATGATTACAAACATTTTTTGGGCTGATGGGAAAGGAAGATCTGATTATGAAGTTTTTGGTGAT GCCTTTTGCTCCATTGTTGGGATCAATAATCATGGTCAAACAATAGTCTTTGGTGTAGCTCTTCTATATCAAGAGAATGTGGAGTCGTTTGTTTGGTTATTTCAAACATTTGTAGGGGTGATGAATGGGAAGCATCCGACCACTATTCTAACTGATCAGAGTGCTGCAATGGCGAAAGCAATACTCATAGCCTTACCAACTACTCATCATCGGCTTTGCATTTGGCATATATACCAAAATGCAGCCAAACATTTGGCACATGTATTTTCTGGTATGCGCTCTTTTGCTGTTGCATTTCAACAGGTTATATATGACTATGAAGATGAAGCATCTTTTCATGAAGCATGGGAAAATTTGCttgaaaaatacaacttaagaGAAAACCCATGgcttatgaaattatttgaagaaagaaaaaagtggGAAATGGTATATGGTCGGCATTTTTTTTgcggaaacatgatgagcacccAAAGAAGTGAGAGTTTCAATGGTGTACTAAGGAATTATTTGACATCAAAACTTGGGGTGGCAAGATTTTTTGAACAGTTTGAGAGAGTTCTTGAAGATAGGCGGTATGCAGAGCTTCAAGAGGATTATAAGATGATGGAtcaataa